One genomic window of Solea solea chromosome 12, fSolSol10.1, whole genome shotgun sequence includes the following:
- the si:ch211-272n13.3 gene encoding ankyrin repeat domain-containing protein 26 isoform X1: MKKIFSFTKKKKHSSGTPDSGSVLSLGYDLKEKDLGKVHKAASVGDVAKLRQLAKKNDINQLDKENRTALHIACASGHVDVVQFLVESKAKLNLCDNQNRSALMKAVQGQHERCLSILLENHADPNLVDINSNTALHLAANIPSLSIAILLLQHEANINATNKEGFTPLTVAVREDHIEMAEFLLKETADVNCMDQGQRSPLMIAAGNGQIGMLRLLLRFNPDVTLKDSKGWSADDYAVMNGHHPCSLLIIEHGTQRTCGPSLSHQGPSKKKKKMLSGSPFHDVEAGFSLGGPAIDKDEHGANQAGGDFEDNSQSESLSRVSKSGTDEWPSSEDDELILNKKKPQKVNLSKMIASKKGEAPALADRSLSCTESEPECESRVQRIPSFEQTLTSRNALQQPVDPAPISFLAKPPQMTSTPRPSSREREDSTEDDDDDDDDDDVDDDDDDDNELARDEEEEGEISDENDQPAESGESLDATSSVPETEVPKDKKRADFLSELGLEKGEEEQYSWDSESHCENPGMPEKHSTHTQDQEEAPVAEQVTKDLFYIPSFLRGEGGNKTAVLVPRRSVDRPRGSQGQVGNGDNKMEPNAKDDTPQKVTEKATWETLRVLNKLTEDTDQKRDLMEELGLGNVDDLEDASDWDSASTTSKRTLPGRKMASPGLDEFPESPTSSVKRRDEDASPATPLTPQRSINSDTRLPSTSPQILPQPQPRARKMVLQKPEGEEESDWEPDNSPSASSTTKFDNQLQNTTELQVVTIQGFPELSSMAKGSKSNSQPDEPLNKKKDDAGDTCEVDLNDPQPSGLVGTDRGEQGRDQHSSEEQGKNNDDIPWEKRYEKLWVEVEKQEVKSTFKNVAGELKEKFGELLKSRCSAEDVAEDKQATAESTSSEDTSSDEEGDIIVRPTARARSTVLLTIPEQRESGLEDSLTESADNSVCDDKMQVTQLPANHGITHQKQGLTDDLEKCRSPSPNFSTPKDHASTTFTDSPIIPTSDVDSSSLKDNTKLGLFHQQQTDDQIAAQYEAEMSNASSEEDPGEATKSCPRIPSRYVTSIPGVSDEELEEDMERFKHKVGKEVTQTSVEVQKSSASWDSGGTTLEKAGTEKLESRIGCVSSPAGAIHQKQQPADTKSTNGAPVFSHLPLQQSHGNNKLEGQTVETVKLELVRGARRRRAPQTNTHVNGDPLSVFDDSTLSDLSDDEGRFPNSGQQKNEGQEEAEFAEDFDELTQSSDTATDDIDSPTSGYRHASVLIQKLDSATLDSRSMVKLQNIFHEYERSIQKARSRHGYLTDKVSQLEVERAELKSSLEEVKDVKSALERNQLELQTEVTNLKFQLRQEQENRRNATMMYNTIKDKLRKIEEQHQTEVQEKQKVELTLRNMELEMRTLVNNIKQLEEDHSETQRLLAQERSARTLQENLLSSHLRKQQEMEEENKRNKSKSYEALSQLTEASDRERELLQQTAALQEQLTILRADLERSQANSSLKESHIVEENEVLKEQLEDVRRDFKLNSETFTQTIFNCNNQMTTLKSELAMTTTRLENERQTRETLEVEVESTRTRLAGAVMEAERCLAAHADAEKALLREKEEHQRLKDRSTGEATSQRETVSSLSQKLAKAEASVNSMENEVHRVTLQLTEKGLLLDVLQREKDQAAAHAKELETALHAEREQVSRAKARQEASQERLAQAQSEVMLLRQQLEESQNKGVAKERAVTDAQERFSDILSKLRSDSEERVQLVDERNKELASKAADLRDQIYRLEEEKNERETNLRQLQQELADSLKKLSMSEASLEVNTRYRSDLEEEKTRLLKDMDRLKGKLEESEDNYVQAERRINGLKSSLDDREKELTTAAQKLQEALSASAATDTTIKQLEDAVQRLEIENARLEAAAKQQSNKIESLQKGAQEAAMLSDCSPGGGVRGHLEDLVTNLQSSKMSLEDQLSREVQKHNVLSHTAQDSQALWEEELKSRSKLGLRFAELEKERGELNTQVEIEKKKAKKIAEQKKSIDARLDQEMKRNTDLQKEMYRLRTLLKNAKKKLRDQDAGGAEFGSPMSSLRMDMGRHSRAEGGFGRMREKVDDLQVQLEKEVSRCSQLEKTNRDLKDQLASLKSFSHSSDQLEKSKRQLEEEVLDLRRRIEGAQMEQSQAEQYRREIEEKARHEIQQKLEQVNLFLQSQAASQESLDQLKAANEANLRSQLEQKIRELDAELGRSRTTQLDSLNQRDSTRTELERYRQLYTEELRLRKSLAAKLDRANTRLAEANSKLLNERSRSFITSSIANGSLGSTSLDVGALASSGNLGVSLNRSLGLGLSLLNPVTEGQNNRVEDYLAKMQSELDRNISKELDNASAELDAASARLSPVGSVSRVELDPVSRATQQYLEVLKKNNMI; the protein is encoded by the exons atGAAGAAGATATTCAGCTTCaccaagaagaaaaaacactcgTCTGGTACCCCTGACAGTGGGAGCGTGCTTTCCCTTGGATATGACCTGAAAGAAAAGGACCTCGGGAAGGTTCACAAGGCCGCCTCAGTGGGCGATGTGGCAAAGTTGAGGCAGCTTGCTAAAAAGAATGACATCAATCAACTTGACAAGGAGAACAG AACTGCTCTTCATATTGCCTGTGCCAGTGGACATGTGGATGTGGTGCAGTTCCTCGTTGAAAGCAAAGCCAAGCTTAACCTATGTGACAATCAGAATAGATCTGCCTTAATGAAG GCAGTGCAGGGTCAGCATGAGCGATGTTTGAGCATACTGCTGGAGAATCATGCTGACCCTAACCTGGTGGACATCAATAGCAATACAGCTCTACACTTGGCAGCAAACATCCCATCCCTATCTATTGCTATCCTGCTGCTACAGCATGAGGCTAACATCAATGCCACAAACAAG GAGGGATTTACACCCCTGACTGTGGCTGTCCGTGAGGACCATATTGAGATGGCTGAATTTCTCCTCAAGGAGACTGCTGATGTGAATTGTATGGACCAAGGCCAAAG GTCTCCATTAATGATTGCTGCTGGCAATGGACAAATCGGTATGTTGCGGCTACTTTTGCGGTTTAACCCAGATGTAACGCTAAAGGATTCCAAAGGATGGTCAGCTGATGACTACGCAGTAATGAACGGACATCATCC gtgttcCCTCCTGATCATCGAGCACGGCACTCAGAGAACCTGTGGGCCCTCCCTGTCACATCAAGGCCcaagtaaaaagaagaaaaaaatgctgtcGGGCAGTCCTTTCCATGATGTTGAAGCAGGCTTCTCTTTGGGAGGACCAGCCATTGACAAAGACG AGCATGGAGCAAATCAAGCAGGGGGAG ACTTTGAAGACAATTCTCAGTCAGAGTCACTAAGTCG GGTTTCAAAAAGTGGCACTGATGAATGGCCTTCGTCTGAAGATGATGAATTGATTTTAAACAAAAAG AAACCACAGAAAGTAAACCTAAGTAAAATGATTGCATCTAAAAAAGGAGAAG CTCCAGCACTGGCTGATAGATCCTTGAGCTGTACAGAATCTGAACCAGAGTGTGAAAGTAGAGTCCAGAGAATCCCGTCCTTTGAACAGACTTTGACATCCAGGAACGCTCTTCAGCAACCAGTAGATCCTGCTCCCATTTCCTTCCTTGCTAAACCACCCCAGATGACTTCCACCCCTCGTCCTAGCTCCCGAGAG AGAGAAGATTCCActgaggacgatgatgatgatgatgacgatgacgacgttgatgatgacgacgacgatgacAATGAGCTAGcgagagatgaggaggaggaaggagaaatCTCGGATGAAAATGATCAGCCTGCAGAGAGTGGAGAGTCACTTGATGCCACTTCAAGTGTTCCTGAGACAGAAGTCCCTAAAGATAAGAAAAGAG CAGATTTCTTGTCTGAGCTGGGTCTagagaagggagaggaagagcaaTATTCTTGGGACTCTGAG TCCCATTGTGAAAATCCTGGTATGCCAGAaaaacactccacacacactcaggatCAAGAGGAGGCGCCTGTTGCTGAACAAGTGACTAaag ACTTGTTTTATATTCCCTCTTTTttaagaggagaaggaggcaaTAAGACGGCAGTTCTAGTGCCTCGGAGGAGTGTAGACAGGCCAAGAGGCAGCCAGGGACAGG TTGGAAATGGTGATAATAAAATGGAACCTAATGCTAAAGATGACACTCCACAGAAAGTG ACTGAGAAGGCAACATGGGAGACACTTCGTGTTTTGAACAAACTTACAGAGGACACTGACCAAAAGAGAG ACCTAATGGAGGAACTTGGTCTGGGAAATGTCGACGATCTTGAAg ATGCATCGGATTGGGACTCAGCCAGTACAACCAGTAAAAGAACACTGCCTGGCCGCAAAATGGCCTCCCCTGGACTCGATGAGTTTCCAGAAAGCCCCACTTCATCTGTTAAGAGACGGGATGAAGATGCTTCACCTGCAACACCCTTGACACCGCAGAGGAGCATCAACTCTGACACGAGATTGCCGAGCACATCCCCACAAATCTTACCTCAACCTCAACCTCGAGCGAGAAAGATGGTTCTTCAGAAACCAGAGGGTGAAGAAG AATCAGATTGGGAACCAGATAATTCACCATCCGCCTCTAGTACAACCAAATTTGACAATCAGCTGCAAAACACCACTGAGCTTCAGGTCGTGACTATACAAG GTTTTCCTGAGCTCTCGTCAATGGCAAAAGGCAGTAAAAGTAACAGCCAACCAGACGAGCCTCTGAATAAG AAGAAAGATGATGCAGGAGATACATGTGAAGTAGATCTAAATGATCCACAGCCATCTGGCCTTGTGGGGACTGACAGAGGAGAACAAGGTAGAGATCAACACAGTTCTGAAGAGCAGGGTAAAAATAATGACGACATCCCGTGGGAGAAACGTTACGAGAAGCTCTGGGTGGAGGtggagaaacaggaagtaaaatcCACATTCAAGAATGTTGCTGGGGAATTGAAAGAGAAGTTTGGAGAGCTGCTTAAGTCACGATGTTCAGCAGAAGATGTTGCAGAAGATAAACAGGCTACAGCTGAATCTACATCTTCAGAAGACACATCAAGTGATGAGGAGGGCGACATCATTGTGCGTCCCACAGCTAGAGCAAGGAGTACTGTCCTCCTCACCATACCTGAGCAGAGGGAGTCTGGGCTGGAAGACTCTCTGACAGAGTCAGCTGacaactctgtgtgtgatgaCAAGATGCAGGTCACTCAGCTGCCCGCCAATCATGGCATCACACATCAAAAACAAGGTCTTACTGATGATCTGGAGAAGTGCAGGTCTCCTTCACCAAACTTCTCCACTCCCAAAGATCATGCCAGCACAACTTTTACCGACAGTCCCATCATACCCACCTCTGATGTTGATTCTAGTTCATTAAAAGACAACACCAAACTTGGGTTGTTCCACCAGCAACAGACGGACGACCAAATTGCTGCTCAATATGAAGCTGAGATGTCCAATGCAAGTTCAGAGGAGGATCCTGGGGAGGCCACCAAGTCTTGCCCCCGCATTCCAAGCAGATATGTGACATCTATCCCAGGAGTTTCTGATGAGGAGCTTGAAGAGGACATGGAAAGGTTTAAACATAAG GTTGGCAAAGAGGTGACACAGACTTCCGTGGAGGTACAAAAATCCAGTGCTTCCTGGGATTCTGGTGGAACGACATTGGAGAAAGCCGGTACTGAGAAACTTGAGAGCAGGATAGGATGCGTGTCGAGCCCAGCTGGAGCAATTCACCAGAAACAGCAGCCTGCAGACACCAAAAG CACCAATGGGGCACCAGTGTTCTCGCATCTCCCACTCCAGCAGAGCCACGGTAACAACAAACTGGAGGGACAAACTGTAGAGACCGTAAAGCTGGAGCTGGTCAGAGGGGCCCGGCGCCGCAGAGCCCCTCAGACTAACACCCATGTTAATGGAgaccctctctctgtgtttgacgATAGCACTTTAAGTGATTTGTCGGACGATGAAGGAAG GTTTCCAAACAGTGGACAACAGAAAAATGAG GGCCAGGAGGAAGCGGAGTTTGCAGAAGACTTTGATGAACTGACTCAGTCTTCAGACACAGCCACAGATGACATAGACTCTCCCACTTCAGGCTATCGACATGCATCTGTCCTCATTCAGAAGCTGGACTCGGCTACTTTAG ATTCCAGGAGCATGGTGAAGCTCCAGAACATTTTTCATGAATATGAGCGCTCCATCCAAAAAGCAAGGAGTCGCCATGGGTACCTGACCGACAAGGTGAGCCAGCTGGAAGTGGAGAGAGCAGAGCTGAAAAGCTCTCTCGAGGAAGTTAAAGATGTTAAGTCTGCCTTGGAGCGCAACCAGCTGGAATTGCAAACTGAAGTCACGAACCTCAA ATTTCAGCTCAGACAGGAGCAGGAAAACCGTCGCAATGCTACCATGATGTACAACACCATCAAAGATAAGCTGAGGAAGATAGAGGAGCAGCATCAGACAGAGGTTCAGGAGAAACAGAAGGTGGAGCTCACTCTCAGGAACATGGAGCTGGAGATGAGGACGCTGGTCAACAACATAAAGCAG CTTGAAGAGGATCACAGTGAAACCCAGAGACTGCTGGCTCAGGAACGCAGTGCAAGGACTCTGCAGGAGAATCTGCTCAGCAGTCATCTCCGTAAGCagcaggagatggaggaggagaacaagaGGAATAAAAGCAAGAGCTATGAG GCATTATCTCAGCTCACTGAGgccagtgacagagagagggagttgCTACAACAGACTGCTGCCTTACAGGAACAGCTGACCATCCTCAGGGCAGACCTAGAGCGTTCGCAGGCCAACAGCAGTCTCAAAGAGAGCCACATTGTGGAGGAGAACGAAGTCCTCAAGGAGCAGCTAGAAGATGTCCGGCGAGATTTCAAACTCAACAGCGAAACATTCACCCAAACTATCTTCAACTGCAACAACCAGATGACCACGCTAAAGTCTGAGTTAGCTATGACGACAACCCGCCTTGAAAATGAGCGTCAGACTCGTGAAAcactggaggtggaggtggaatCTACTCGTACCCGCCTGGCTGGAGCAGTAATGGAGGCTGAGCGCTGTCTGGCAGCTCATGCAGACGCAGAGAAAGCTCTGCTCCGGGAGAAAGAGGAACATCAACGTCTGAAAGACAGATCCACAG GTGAAGCAACTAGTCAGCGTGAGACAGTCAGCAGTCTGTCCCAGAAGCTGGCCAAAGCAGAAGCTAGTGTAAACAGTATGGAGAATGAAGTTCATCGTGTCACCCTGCAACTGACAGAGAAGGGCCTTTTGCTGGATGTGCTCCAGCGTGAGAAGGACCAGGCAGCTGCACATGCCAAAGAGCTGGAAACCGCTCTACATGCCGAGAGGGAGCAGGTCAGCCGTGCCAAAGCTCGTCAAGAGGCCTCCCAGGAGCGACTAGCCCAAGCCCAAAGTGAGGTTATGTTATTACGGCAACAGCTCGAGGAGTCGCAGAACAAAGGTGTTGCAAAGGAGCGAGCTGTGACGGATGCCCAAGAGCGCTTCAGCGACATCTTGTCCAAGCTGCGCTCTGACTCTGAAGAGAGGGTGCAGCTCGTGGACGAGAGAAATAAGGAGCTTGCCAGTAAGGCTGCTGACCTCCGAGATCAGATCTACAGgttggaggaagagaagaatgAAAGAGAG ACTAACCTAAGGCAGCTTCAGCAGGAGCTAGCTGATTCTCTTAAAAAGCTGTCAATGAGTGAAGCCTCTCTGGAGGTCAACACACGCTATCGCAGtgacctggaggaggagaagactcGGCTCCTCAAAGACATGGACAGGCTTAAAGGAAAG ctGGAGGAAAGTGAAGACAACTATGTGCAGGCTGAAAGACGAATTAACGGTCTAAAGAGCAGTCTGGATGATCGGGAAAAGGAACTCACCACTGCTGCTCAGAAACTCCAGGAGGCGCTGTCAGCCTCAGCTGCAACAGACACCACCATCAAACAGCTGGAGGATGCTGTGCAGAG GCTCGAGATCGAGAATGCCAGGCTGGAAGCAGCTGCAAAACAACAGTCCAACAAAATTGAGTCACTTCAGAAAGGAGCTCAGGAAGCTGCAATG CTGTCTGACTGCTCACCTGGAGGCGGG gtcagaggtcatttgGAGGACTTGGTCACAAACCTCCAAAGCAGTAAGATGAGTTTAGAAGACCAACTAAGTAGAGAG GTCCAGAAGCACAACGTTTTGTCTCACACAGCTCAGGACTCTCAGGCCTTGTGGGAGGAGGAGCTTAAGAGTCGCTCTAAGTTAGGTCTGCGCTTTGCAGAGCTTgaaaaggaaagaggagaaCTGAACACTCAG GTGGAAATCGAAAAGAAGAAAGCCAAGAAAATAGCGGAGCAGAAAAAATCCATAGACGCTCGCCTGGATCAGGAGATGaagagaaacactgaccttcaaaAAGAAATGTACAG GCTGCGTACTCTACTGAAGAATGCCAAGAAGAAACTGCGCGATCAGGATGCTGGTGGAGCGGAGTTTGGCTCTCCAATGAGCAGTCTGCGGATGGACATGGGCAGACACAGTCGGGCTGAAGGCGGCTTCGGAAGAATGAGAGAAAAG GTGGATGACCTGCAGGTGCAGCTGGAGAAGGAAGTGTCTCGCTGCAGCCAGCTAGAGAAGACGAACAGGGACCTCAAGGATCAGCTGGCCTCACTGAAGAGCTTCAGCCACAGTAGTGACCAGTTGGAGAAGAGTAAGaggcagctggaggaggaggtgttggACCTGAGACGCAGAATTGAGGGTGCTCAGATGGAGCAGAGCCAGGCTGAGCAGTATCGTCGTGAAATAGAGGAGAAAGCCAGACATGAGATACAACAGAAACTGGAGCAGGTCAACCTCTTCCTACAG TCCCAAGCAGCTTCTCAAGAATCACTGGATCAGTTAAAAGCAGCAAATGAGGCTAACCTGCGCTCTCAGCTGGAGCAGAAGATCCGGGAGCTGGATGCAGAACTGGGCCGGTCCCGCACCACACAGCTAGACAGCCTTAACCAAAGAGACTCCACGCGCACCGAGCTGGAGCGATATCGGCAGCTTTATACAGAGGAGCTGCGCCTGCGCAAGTCACTGGCTGCCAAACTGGACAG GGCCAACACTCGTCTTGCAGAAGCCAATTCCAAGTTGCTCAACGAGCGCAGCAGGTCTTTTATCACTAGCAGCATTGCCAACGGTAGCCTCGGAAGTACCTCGCTGGACGTGGGCGCCTTGGCTTCATCGGGAAATTTGGGGGTCTCGCTCAACAGAAGCCTGGGCTTGGGTCTCTCCCTTCTCAACCCTGTAACTGAGGGGCAGAACAACAGAGTGGAGGACTATCTGGCAAAG atgCAGAGTGAGCTGGATAGAAACATATCTAAAGAACTAGACAATG CCTCAGCAGAGCTGGACGCTGCTTCTGCGCGTCTGTCTCCGGTGGGCTCGGTCTCCAGGGTGGAGCTGGACCCCGTCAGCAGGGCGACGCAGCAGTACTTGGAGGTACTGAAGAAGAACAATATGATCTGA